From the genome of Streptomyces xanthophaeus:
GGAGTAGACGCCGACGACCTTGTCCTTGCCGAGCGCGGAGAGCGCGGCCGCCATGTTGGTGTTGGCGTTCTCCGGCTTCCACTCGACGGTGTCGTACTCCTTGCCGACGTTCACCTTGCCGTCGAGCTCGGAGTGCGCGCCGGACTTGAAGAGCTTGGCGTTCGGGTCGGTGACCGAACCGTTCATCATGACGATCTGGCCGTCCTTGGCCTTGTCGCCCAGCGCCTCCAGCAGGGCCTTGCCCTGGACCTTGCCGACCTCTTCGTTGTCGAAGGAGGTGTAGGCGTCGATCGGGCCCTCGGCCAGGCGGTCGTAGGCGACGACCGGGATGCCGGCGTCCTTGGCCTTCTTGACCGAGCCGGCGATGGCCTTGGAGTCCACCGCGTCGATGATCAGGACGTCCACCTTGTTGGTGATCATCGTGTCGACCTGGGAGTTCTGCGTGGTCGCGTCCTGCTTGGCGTTCGCGTAGACGACCTTGCCCTTGCCGCCGGTGAGCTCGGCGACCTTCTTCTCGATCAGCGGCTTGTCGAACTTCTCGTAACGCGCGGTCTGGTTCTCCGGCAGGAGCAGACCGACCTTGATCTCGTCGCCCTTGGCAGCGCCGGAGGACGCCTTCGTCGTGTCGCCGGCCTCCTTCGCACTGCCACAAGCGGCGAGCGAAACGGCCATGGCACCGGCGGCTACAGCTACGGCGGCTCTGCGCATACGCGTGTTCATTACTTGAACCTCCCTGACGAGGCCGCAGCGGCGCGGCCGAGGTGGATGTGAGTCAACCCCGGCCGCGTTTTGCCGTCAAGGAGTGAATTCTTAACGAGATGACAACGGTGCCATTCGTTATCTACCTGAAGACAAGACGGCTGGAGCTCGCACTCCACTTCCATGATCTGACAAAAGTGTCGAATCGCCCATCTCGCTGAGGACAAGAGCCAGTGCGCCCAGCACCTCGGCCCGTCCGCCCAGGTTCCCCGTCAGCACCGACAACTGCCGCGCCGCACTGGGGATCGCGTACCTCCCCACCGATTCACGGATGGGAGCGAGGACCAGTTCACCGGCCTCGGCCAGCGAGCCGCCGAGCACCACCCGGCTGGGGTTCAGGAGGTTGCACAGACTGGCCACGCCGCTGCCGATGTGCCGGCCCACGTCCGTGATCACCCGACGGCAGCCCGGGTCCCCCTCACGGGCCAGCTCGACCACCCGCTCCATGGTCAACTCCGGGCCGTGCGTGCCCTGGAGCAGCGGCAGTACGTACCGGGCGGCCGCGAAGGT
Proteins encoded in this window:
- a CDS encoding sugar ABC transporter substrate-binding protein — encoded protein: MNTRMRRAAVAVAAGAMAVSLAACGSAKEAGDTTKASSGAAKGDEIKVGLLLPENQTARYEKFDKPLIEKKVAELTGGKGKVVYANAKQDATTQNSQVDTMITNKVDVLIIDAVDSKAIAGSVKKAKDAGIPVVAYDRLAEGPIDAYTSFDNEEVGKVQGKALLEALGDKAKDGQIVMMNGSVTDPNAKLFKSGAHSELDGKVNVGKEYDTVEWKPENANTNMAAALSALGKDKVVGVYSANDGMAGGIITALKAAGVSPLPPVTGQDAELAGVQRIVAGEQFMSVYKPYAPEAEAAAKMAVSLAKGGKAEGTTSTVDSPTTKGVASVLIPVVSLTKGNIKDTVVKDGVYTVDEICTDKYAAACAAAGLK